In Candidatus Hydrogenedentota bacterium, the following are encoded in one genomic region:
- a CDS encoding tetratricopeptide repeat protein: MMRYALCFGLATALLGANAAAASKQVEALLYDTHQKVTNLSRSLDGTVKRLDETTTSLMERVNESENQTRQLRSMVEENQMKLDALQQQLGELTATVYRQFNLTTSGSGYSPAAPAASGQSVVIQPPAPAAETFDEDMSAESVSAAPPVAGGSSAAAHAAYQEAQKAWLGQDYDGALRQFSDFLARYPGSDLAGNAQYWQGRCFLRLERYEEAIASLDKVRANHPENDSKVSQAMQSQAVALSRLGRNDEAVRLLQEVIDKYPNTVVAQQAQSDLAKLRGN; this comes from the coding sequence ATGATGCGCTATGCGCTTTGCTTCGGACTCGCCACCGCCCTGCTTGGGGCAAACGCGGCGGCGGCCTCCAAACAGGTGGAGGCCCTCCTGTACGACACCCACCAGAAGGTCACGAACCTGAGCAGGAGCCTCGACGGAACGGTCAAACGCCTCGACGAGACAACTACCTCGCTGATGGAGCGCGTGAACGAGAGCGAGAACCAGACCCGGCAATTGCGCAGTATGGTGGAGGAAAACCAGATGAAGCTGGACGCGCTCCAGCAGCAATTGGGTGAACTCACCGCGACCGTCTACCGCCAGTTCAACCTGACAACGTCGGGTTCCGGTTACAGCCCCGCCGCCCCGGCGGCATCCGGCCAGTCCGTGGTAATCCAGCCGCCCGCGCCCGCGGCGGAGACCTTTGACGAAGACATGAGCGCCGAATCCGTCAGCGCCGCGCCCCCGGTCGCCGGTGGCAGTTCCGCCGCCGCCCACGCCGCCTACCAGGAAGCGCAGAAGGCCTGGCTCGGCCAGGACTACGACGGCGCGCTCCGGCAGTTTTCGGATTTCCTGGCCCGTTACCCGGGCAGCGATCTCGCCGGAAACGCGCAATATTGGCAGGGCCGTTGCTTTCTCCGGCTGGAGCGCTACGAAGAGGCCATCGCCTCCCTGGACAAGGTGCGCGCGAATCACCCCGAGAATGACAGCAAGGTCTCCCAGGCCATGCAGTCGCAGGCGGTTGCCCTATCCCGGCTCGGCCGCAACGACGAGGCCGTGCGCCTGCTCCAGGAGGTAATTGATAAGTACCCCAACACCGTGGTTGCGCAGCAGGCGCAATCGGATTTGGCAAAGCTCCGGGGAAATTGA
- a CDS encoding tetratricopeptide repeat protein — protein sequence MQFRQTITWPLLALVLFSGCVTTGSRQMETVVTDMHQRVTALDRDLESTVVELNEKTAALIARVSENERQIRMVYTLMEENQRKIDILLEMLRELKVTLYRHWGLDPGPEPAIRPRGGAVRIEPPARTQPPQAERIQVAPAAAPPQAAAPSIEDSAAYARAKALYDAEDYTGALVAFGDFLAQFPRSDDRDKAQFWIGKSHLNRAEYTPAIRAFESMRENYPQSSYMAFALHNQAVAHFRLGEKETAVALMEEVVANYPTTTAADHARRDLEQLRRR from the coding sequence GTGCAATTCCGACAAACCATAACGTGGCCGCTACTTGCCCTGGTATTGTTTTCGGGTTGTGTCACGACGGGCTCCCGCCAGATGGAGACCGTCGTAACCGACATGCACCAGCGGGTGACCGCACTCGATCGGGATCTTGAATCCACGGTCGTGGAGCTCAACGAGAAGACGGCGGCGCTCATCGCGCGCGTCAGCGAGAATGAGCGCCAAATCCGCATGGTGTACACGCTGATGGAGGAGAACCAGCGGAAAATCGATATTCTGCTGGAGATGCTCCGGGAACTGAAAGTAACACTGTACCGCCACTGGGGTCTGGATCCCGGTCCCGAACCGGCCATCCGGCCCCGTGGCGGGGCGGTGCGCATTGAACCCCCCGCGCGAACGCAACCCCCGCAAGCGGAGCGTATTCAGGTCGCGCCCGCCGCTGCGCCCCCACAGGCGGCGGCGCCTTCGATTGAAGATTCCGCGGCCTACGCCCGGGCCAAGGCGCTATATGACGCGGAGGACTACACCGGCGCCCTTGTTGCGTTTGGCGACTTCCTGGCCCAGTTCCCGCGCTCCGATGACCGGGACAAGGCCCAATTCTGGATTGGCAAATCGCACCTGAACCGGGCGGAGTACACGCCGGCCATCCGCGCTTTCGAAAGCATGCGGGAAAACTACCCCCAAAGTTCCTATATGGCCTTCGCGCTCCACAACCAGGCGGTCGCCCACTTCCGCCTCGGTGAGAAGGAGACCGCGGTGGCGTTGATGGAAGAGGTGGTGGCAAACTACCCTACGACGACCGCGGCGGACCACGCGAGACGCGATCTCGAGCAATTGCGCCGCCGCTAG
- the pal gene encoding peptidoglycan-associated lipoprotein Pal: MQTQMSYSFRMMSTMLGLVLAMGLVAGCKRGDKNLEPMGTDDTDRASVEGSGSEGLNPNLELERLLFGPSGLQPVYFDFDSSSLNATALRTLAENAEKIKQVPNVIIQIAGHCDERGTQEYNLALGERRALSVREHLRQLGVSGDRMITISFGEENPAVLGSNEAAWAKNRRCEFLRANAM; the protein is encoded by the coding sequence ATGCAAACCCAAATGTCTTATTCGTTCCGTATGATGAGCACGATGCTCGGCCTTGTGTTGGCCATGGGCCTGGTCGCCGGCTGCAAACGCGGCGACAAGAACCTAGAGCCGATGGGTACCGATGATACCGATCGGGCCAGTGTGGAAGGTTCGGGCAGCGAAGGCCTGAATCCCAACCTGGAGCTGGAACGGCTCCTGTTCGGGCCCAGCGGCCTGCAGCCCGTGTACTTTGACTTTGACAGCTCCTCGCTGAACGCGACGGCGCTGCGTACGCTGGCGGAGAACGCGGAAAAGATCAAGCAGGTGCCGAACGTGATCATTCAGATTGCCGGTCACTGCGACGAGCGCGGCACCCAGGAATACAACCTGGCGCTCGGAGAGCGGCGTGCGCTTTCGGTTCGCGAGCACCTGCGCCAGCTCGGCGTTTCCGGCGACCGGATGATCACCATCAGTTTTGGCGAAGAGAACCCGGCGGTGCTCGGGAGCAACGAAGCGGCATGGGCCAAGAATCGCCGCTGCGAGTTCCTCCGCGCCAACGCGATGTAA
- a CDS encoding endonuclease/exonuclease/phosphatase family protein, with protein sequence MMGYVAIVALAIFAAAEGNAQPGEASLTLRVLTFNIKHGATMRGDFDLDRIAGVIRGADPDLVALQEVDVRTRRARDKDIAAELAGRTGLYMAFGKAMPYDGGDYGVAILSRFAFESTRRAPLPNVGSHEPRVALAGEVMLPGDIPLLFISTHLEFSSPGARVAQADHLNALFGGANSLAILAGDLNATPESETLARLKTQWTLACGDNPAPTFPAQEPRIKIDYILYRPADGWTVRETRVIQEDIASDHCAYLAVLERVAR encoded by the coding sequence ATGATGGGTTACGTGGCCATTGTTGCGCTGGCGATTTTCGCGGCGGCCGAAGGCAACGCACAACCGGGTGAAGCGAGTCTTACATTGCGGGTTCTAACCTTTAATATTAAGCACGGCGCCACAATGCGCGGCGACTTCGATTTGGATCGGATCGCCGGCGTTATTCGCGGCGCGGATCCCGATCTCGTGGCCCTGCAGGAAGTCGATGTGCGCACACGCAGGGCGCGCGACAAGGACATCGCCGCGGAACTCGCCGGCAGGACCGGCCTGTATATGGCCTTCGGCAAGGCGATGCCCTACGACGGGGGCGATTACGGCGTTGCAATCCTTTCGCGTTTCGCGTTTGAGAGCACACGCCGGGCGCCCCTGCCCAACGTGGGATCGCACGAGCCCCGTGTCGCGCTGGCGGGGGAGGTGATGCTGCCCGGGGACATACCGCTGCTGTTCATCAGTACCCACCTCGAATTCTCTTCTCCGGGCGCGCGCGTGGCCCAGGCGGATCATCTCAACGCGCTCTTCGGCGGCGCAAACTCGCTCGCCATACTGGCCGGGGACCTGAACGCCACCCCGGAAAGCGAGACGCTGGCGCGCCTCAAGACCCAGTGGACGCTCGCTTGCGGCGACAACCCGGCGCCCACTTTTCCCGCGCAGGAACCGCGCATCAAGATCGACTACATACTCTACCGGCCGGCGGACGGGTGGACCGTCCGGGAAACGCGGGTCATTCAAGAAGACATCGCCTCGGATCACTGTGCGTATCTGGCGGTGCTGGAGCGGGTTGCGCGGTAG
- a CDS encoding cytoplasmic protein, whose amino-acid sequence MPDERFISESLEPRYGVGSGFPVRAGEPVLPGSFRWRGDEYPVLRLLESGRALGPCTHGSGERYVRRHWYRIETTGGLVMRIYFERRPAGRPRSKQRWWLYALANRKDAPRNEAALPGGDQGGGPP is encoded by the coding sequence ATGCCGGATGAGCGGTTTATAAGCGAATCGCTGGAACCCCGTTACGGCGTCGGATCCGGCTTTCCGGTTCGCGCCGGCGAGCCCGTGCTGCCCGGGTCCTTTCGCTGGCGCGGCGACGAGTACCCGGTTCTCCGGCTGCTGGAATCCGGGCGCGCGCTGGGTCCGTGTACGCACGGCAGCGGCGAACGCTACGTGCGGCGTCACTGGTATCGAATTGAAACCACTGGCGGGCTGGTCATGCGGATCTACTTCGAGCGCCGGCCGGCGGGGCGCCCCCGGAGCAAGCAGCGCTGGTGGCTGTACGCGCTGGCCAATCGGAAGGACGCCCCGCGGAATGAGGCGGCATTGCCGGGCGGCGATCAGGGAGGCGGCCCGCCATGA